From Rhodanobacteraceae bacterium, the proteins below share one genomic window:
- a CDS encoding GTP-binding protein EngA, with the protein MLPVVALVGRPNVGKSTLFNALTKSRDALVADLPGVTRDRHYGVCRIGERPFVLVDTGGLSGERVDIDELTEKQVQLAIDEASACVLLVDAREGLLPQDRAILDRLRRAGKPVLLAVNKTDGMDAQAALAEFSSLGVAATFAIAAAHARGLDALLAAVQPLLPPDADSEIPDGDQPAGTRVAIIGRPNVGKSTLVNRLLGEERVVVSDIAGTTRDSIHVPLERDGRQYVLIDTAGVRRRGRVEDALEKFSVIKTLQSIAAADVAAVMLDAGEGVTDQDLALIGQVLEAGRALVIVANKWDGLEQYDRERCKAGLERKLDFVAWARIVFLSAKHGSGLRELMRAIDRAGASAARELGTSDLTRSLEKAVAAHQPPLVRGHSPKLRFAHPGGDHPPTIVIHGSRTRHIADSYRRYLENFFRKRYKLEGTPIRIEFREGENPYAGKRNVLTESQQRQRRRMIRHVRGR; encoded by the coding sequence ATGCTGCCGGTCGTCGCCCTGGTCGGACGTCCCAACGTCGGCAAGTCCACGCTGTTCAATGCGCTGACGAAGAGCCGCGACGCGCTGGTCGCGGACCTGCCCGGCGTCACCCGCGACCGCCACTATGGCGTCTGCCGCATCGGCGAGCGTCCATTCGTGCTGGTCGACACCGGCGGTTTGTCGGGCGAACGCGTCGACATCGACGAGCTCACCGAGAAACAGGTGCAACTCGCGATCGACGAAGCAAGCGCCTGCGTGCTGCTGGTCGATGCGCGCGAAGGTTTGCTGCCGCAGGATCGCGCGATCCTCGATCGCCTGCGCCGCGCGGGCAAACCGGTGCTGCTGGCCGTCAACAAGACCGACGGTATGGACGCGCAGGCCGCGCTCGCGGAATTTTCCTCGCTGGGCGTCGCCGCGACGTTCGCGATCGCCGCCGCGCACGCGCGCGGGCTCGATGCCTTGCTGGCCGCCGTGCAGCCGTTGTTGCCGCCGGATGCCGACTCGGAAATTCCGGACGGCGATCAGCCGGCCGGCACGCGCGTGGCCATCATCGGCCGGCCCAACGTCGGCAAATCCACGCTGGTCAATCGGCTGCTGGGCGAAGAGCGCGTGGTGGTATCCGACATCGCCGGCACCACGCGCGATTCGATCCACGTGCCGCTGGAGCGGGACGGCAGGCAATACGTTTTGATCGACACCGCAGGCGTGCGCCGCCGCGGACGCGTCGAGGATGCGCTTGAGAAATTCAGCGTCATCAAGACGCTGCAATCGATCGCCGCGGCCGATGTCGCGGCGGTGATGCTGGACGCGGGCGAGGGCGTCACCGACCAGGACTTGGCCTTGATCGGGCAGGTGCTCGAAGCAGGCCGCGCGCTGGTGATCGTCGCCAACAAGTGGGATGGCCTCGAACAATACGACCGCGAGCGCTGCAAGGCCGGGCTCGAACGCAAGCTCGATTTCGTGGCGTGGGCGCGCATCGTGTTCCTGTCGGCGAAACACGGATCGGGGCTGCGCGAATTGATGCGCGCCATCGATCGTGCCGGCGCATCGGCGGCGCGCGAACTCGGCACCTCCGACCTCACGCGTTCGCTGGAAAAAGCCGTCGCCGCGCACCAGCCGCCGCTGGTACGCGGGCATTCGCCCAAACTGCGCTTTGCGCATCCTGGCGGCGACCATCCGCCGACCATCGTGATCCACGGCAGCCGCACCAGGCACATCGCAGACAGCTACCGGCGCTATCTCGAAAATTTCTTCCGCAAGCGCTACAAGCTGGAAGGCACGCCGATCCGCATCGAGTTCCGCGAGGGCGAAAATCCGTACGCGGGCAAACGCAACGTGCTCACCGAAAGCCAGCAGCGCCAGCGCCGGCGGATGATCCGCCACGTGCGTGGCCGCTGA
- a CDS encoding methenyltetrahydrofolate cyclohydrolase /methylenetetrahydrofolate dehydrogenase (NADP+), producing MTARILDGRKIAGEVLDRVAAGVKARVDAGKAAPGLAVVLVGADPASAVYVKNKRKACQQVGFKSFDFDLPAQTSETDLFALVDRLNADPKVHGILVQLPLPSHVNATALIDRIDPRKDVDGFSAINLGHLALRRFGLRPCTPKGVMTLLGHTDRPVRGQHAVVVGVSNHVGRPLALELLIAGCTTTCCHKFTQGLEHYVREGDIVVAAVGRPGVVRGEWIKPGAVVIDVGINRMDDGRLVGDVEFEPAAERASWITPVPGGVGPMTVATLMENTLEAAQALDAN from the coding sequence ATGACAGCGCGCATTCTCGACGGACGCAAGATCGCGGGCGAAGTGCTGGACCGGGTCGCAGCGGGCGTCAAGGCGCGCGTCGATGCGGGCAAGGCCGCGCCGGGTCTCGCGGTGGTGCTGGTCGGCGCCGACCCCGCGTCCGCGGTGTACGTGAAGAACAAGCGCAAGGCCTGCCAGCAGGTCGGTTTCAAGTCCTTCGACTTCGACCTGCCGGCGCAGACCAGCGAAACCGACTTGTTCGCGCTGGTCGATCGCCTGAATGCCGACCCCAAGGTGCACGGCATCCTGGTGCAACTGCCGCTGCCGTCGCACGTCAACGCCACCGCGTTGATCGACCGCATCGATCCGCGCAAGGACGTGGACGGCTTCAGCGCGATCAACCTGGGCCACCTTGCGCTGCGCCGTTTCGGACTGCGGCCGTGCACGCCCAAGGGCGTGATGACGCTGCTCGGCCACACCGATCGTCCGGTGCGCGGGCAGCATGCGGTGGTGGTCGGCGTGTCCAACCACGTCGGACGTCCGCTCGCGCTGGAACTGCTGATCGCGGGTTGCACCACGACGTGCTGCCACAAGTTCACGCAAGGGCTGGAACACTACGTGCGCGAGGGCGACATCGTGGTCGCGGCGGTGGGCAGACCCGGCGTCGTCAGGGGCGAATGGATCAAGCCCGGCGCGGTGGTGATCGACGTCGGCATCAACCGGATGGACGACGGACGCCTGGTCGGCGACGTGGAGTTCGAGCCCGCCGCCGAGCGCGCATCGTGGATCACGCCGGTGCCAGGCGGCGTCGGCCCGATGACCGTCGCGACGCTGATGGAAAACACGCTGGAAGCCGCCCAGGCGTTGGACGCGAATTAA
- a CDS encoding Outer membrane protein YfgL, whose translation MKRRHLLLLPLLLAVFALSGCGLWNKIFNRGGNLQPPKPLVEFTPTVQVQKIWSTRVGDGSGRSGVRLQPAFADGKLYLISTDGKLEALDASTGKEIWKQSTRIGGGLWPFKHKKPGADARYAGGPTVSGSLLVVGTLDGHVYGIDAATGKQLWSAEVDDEVISPPAIDAGTVYVRTNSGYVYAFDANSGERKWLNDQGNVPLLSLRGNGALLAVHGVVMFGTDDGNVVSLRSDTGAIQWKVPITKGLGRSDIQKLNDADDTLQLDGNIVYATAYHGELAAIDATQGQPAWTRNFSSYVGVGVADKELVGVDDDSVVWAFSKDGGGDMWKQDALQYHWLTAPAIQDRYAVVGGVDGYVHWLDLSDGKLAARVRMSKDEIRARPVVNGDTVYVEDVKGHVAAYRISSDHP comes from the coding sequence ATGAAGCGCCGTCACCTTCTGTTGTTGCCACTGCTGCTCGCCGTCTTCGCTCTGTCGGGTTGCGGCCTGTGGAACAAGATCTTCAACCGCGGCGGCAACCTGCAGCCGCCGAAGCCGCTGGTGGAATTCACCCCGACGGTGCAGGTGCAGAAAATCTGGTCGACGCGGGTCGGCGACGGGTCGGGGCGTTCGGGCGTGCGCCTGCAGCCCGCGTTTGCGGACGGCAAGCTGTACCTCATCAGCACCGACGGCAAGCTCGAGGCGCTGGATGCCTCGACCGGCAAGGAAATCTGGAAACAGTCCACGCGCATCGGCGGCGGCCTCTGGCCGTTCAAGCACAAGAAGCCGGGAGCGGACGCGCGCTATGCGGGTGGCCCCACGGTTTCAGGCAGCCTGCTGGTGGTCGGCACGCTGGATGGACACGTATACGGGATCGACGCGGCGACCGGCAAGCAGTTGTGGAGCGCCGAAGTCGATGACGAAGTGATCTCGCCGCCCGCGATCGATGCCGGCACGGTGTACGTGCGCACGAACTCCGGTTACGTTTACGCGTTCGACGCCAACTCCGGCGAACGGAAATGGCTGAACGACCAGGGCAACGTGCCGTTGCTGAGCCTGCGCGGCAATGGCGCGCTGCTGGCGGTGCACGGGGTGGTGATGTTCGGGACCGACGATGGCAACGTGGTGTCCTTGCGCAGCGACACCGGCGCCATCCAGTGGAAGGTGCCGATCACCAAGGGCCTCGGCCGCAGCGACATCCAGAAGTTGAACGACGCCGACGACACCCTGCAGCTCGACGGCAACATCGTGTATGCGACGGCTTACCACGGCGAACTCGCGGCCATCGACGCGACCCAGGGCCAACCGGCGTGGACGCGCAACTTCTCGAGTTACGTCGGCGTGGGCGTGGCCGACAAGGAACTGGTCGGCGTGGACGACGACTCGGTCGTGTGGGCGTTCTCCAAGGACGGCGGCGGCGACATGTGGAAACAGGATGCGCTGCAATACCACTGGCTCACCGCGCCCGCGATCCAGGACAGGTATGCGGTCGTCGGCGGCGTCGACGGCTACGTGCACTGGCTCGACCTGTCCGACGGCAAGCTGGCAGCGCGCGTGCGCATGTCGAAGGATGAAATCCGCGCGCGCCCGGTCGTCAATGGCGACACGGTGTACGTCGAAGATGTGAAGGGCCACGTCGCCGCCTATCGTATTTCGAGCGATCATCCCTGA
- a CDS encoding Molybdopterin molybdenumtransferase: protein MAESSYPTCIGLDQALQIVAARAAQHRLPVETVPLADAHGRVLAEDIRAAHPLPPFANAAMDGFALRGADLPADGAREFALIGDVFAGATSAPDIGKGQCVRITTGAPLPAGADTVVIKENVSVEDGRVRVKAGESAGANVRAAAEDYAAGDLALGSGTPLGAAQMAVLAALGIDRVPVRQQPRIAVIATGNELVPAGQPLGFGQIHESNGLMLASLVRGSHAKVVAQRCVRDDPEALRSALLEAATEADVIVTSGGVSAGEADHMPEVLRGIGEIHFHKVRLKPGMPTLFGGIGACLYFGLPGNPVASAVTYRVFVRFALRAMLGVATVPKPGRARLDAPLHKRHPRAEFARCSLRIDDEGVQWATLHAKQGSGMLRGLAETDALALLPEGTREYAEGDIVILWP from the coding sequence ATGGCTGAATCTTCGTATCCCACCTGCATCGGTCTCGACCAAGCGTTGCAGATCGTGGCGGCGCGCGCGGCGCAACATCGGCTGCCGGTCGAAACGGTACCGCTTGCCGATGCACACGGCCGCGTCCTGGCCGAGGACATCCGCGCCGCGCATCCCTTGCCGCCTTTCGCCAATGCTGCGATGGACGGCTTCGCGTTGCGCGGCGCCGACTTGCCGGCAGATGGAGCGCGCGAATTCGCGCTGATCGGCGACGTGTTCGCGGGCGCAACCTCGGCACCCGATATCGGCAAAGGGCAGTGCGTGCGCATCACCACCGGCGCGCCGCTGCCGGCCGGCGCGGACACGGTCGTGATCAAGGAAAACGTATCGGTCGAGGATGGACGCGTGCGGGTGAAAGCCGGCGAGAGCGCCGGTGCGAATGTGCGTGCGGCGGCCGAAGACTATGCCGCGGGCGATCTTGCGTTGGGTTCGGGAACGCCTCTAGGCGCGGCGCAAATGGCGGTGCTCGCCGCGCTCGGCATCGATCGCGTGCCGGTGCGGCAACAACCGCGCATCGCTGTCATTGCGACCGGCAACGAACTGGTTCCCGCAGGACAACCGCTGGGCTTCGGGCAGATCCACGAATCCAATGGATTGATGCTGGCGTCGCTGGTGCGCGGATCGCACGCAAAAGTGGTCGCGCAACGTTGCGTGCGTGACGACCCGGAAGCACTGCGAAGCGCATTGCTCGAAGCGGCAACTGAGGCCGATGTCATCGTCACCAGCGGCGGCGTGTCGGCTGGCGAGGCCGATCACATGCCGGAAGTCTTGCGCGGGATCGGCGAAATCCATTTCCACAAGGTGCGCCTGAAGCCCGGCATGCCAACGCTGTTCGGCGGGATCGGCGCGTGCCTGTATTTCGGGTTGCCCGGCAATCCGGTCGCATCGGCGGTGACGTATCGCGTTTTCGTGCGCTTCGCCTTGCGCGCGATGCTGGGCGTCGCCACTGTGCCGAAACCGGGCCGCGCGCGTCTCGATGCGCCGCTGCACAAGCGCCATCCGCGCGCCGAGTTCGCACGTTGCAGCCTGCGCATCGATGACGAGGGCGTGCAATGGGCAACGCTGCATGCGAAGCAAGGCTCCGGCATGCTGCGCGGGCTTGCGGAAACGGATGCGCTGGCCTTGCTGCCGGAAGGCACGCGGGAATATGCCGAAGGCGACATCGTCATCCTGTGGCCGTAA
- a CDS encoding 3-hydroxyacyl-CoA dehydrogenase/enoyl-CoA hydratase family protein, translated as MSDILRIRKAAVLGAGVMGAQIAAHLANAGIETVLFDLAAKEGPKNGIALKAIQHLGKISPAPLAVKEVASAITPADYDENLAALKDCDFVIEAIAERMDWKLDLYRKVAAHIPEHTILASNTSGLSINKLAEALPENLRHRFMGVHFFNPPRYMHLVEVIPGKASDRKLLEGLEAFLTSTLGKGVVFAKDTPNFIGNRIGVFSILSTMYHTTQYKLGFDVVDALTGPAIGRPKSATYRTADVVGLDTMAHVIKTMADTLPHDPWHAHFKSPAWLTALIEKGALGAKVGAGFYRKAGKEIQVLDLAKQDYRASEQKASDEVAAILVIKNPAEKFAKLRESNDPQAQFLWACFRDLFHYTAYHLEGIAETARDVDFAIRWGYGWKLGPFETWQAADWQAVAKAIAEDIAAGKAMSNAPLPAWVTDGRKGVHHADGSYSPRENKDIARSSAPVYKHQLFPDALIGEKFDQGTTVWENDGIRLWTLGSDDVGIVSFKTKMCTFDDAVLDGIQHAVGLAEKKLKALVVWQSGPVFSAGANLKGVLALLKEGKVSQLEAMIANFQRATMRVQHGLVPTVAAVRGLCLGGGCELQMHTARTVAALESYIGLVEAGVGLLPAGGGLKEIAERCSRASSTDDPFDHVKRYFETVAMAKASGSALEAKQFGLLRESDVVVFNANELLYVAKNVASSLAESGWRPPLPQQTHVAGDVGTATIKAQLVNMLAGHFISEHDMEIATRIADTLCGGNIERGSTVDAQWLLDLERHHFMELAQTPKTQERIAHTMTTGKPLRN; from the coding sequence ATGTCTGACATCCTTCGAATCCGCAAAGCCGCCGTGCTGGGCGCCGGCGTGATGGGCGCGCAGATCGCCGCGCATCTCGCCAACGCCGGCATCGAAACCGTGCTGTTCGACCTCGCGGCCAAGGAGGGGCCGAAGAACGGCATTGCCCTGAAGGCCATCCAGCACCTCGGGAAAATCTCGCCCGCACCGCTGGCGGTGAAGGAGGTCGCGTCGGCCATCACGCCGGCCGACTACGACGAAAATCTCGCTGCATTGAAAGACTGCGACTTCGTGATCGAAGCCATTGCCGAACGCATGGACTGGAAGCTCGATCTCTACAGGAAGGTCGCCGCGCATATTCCCGAACACACGATCCTCGCGTCGAATACTTCGGGCTTGTCGATCAACAAGCTGGCCGAAGCGCTGCCGGAAAACCTGCGCCACCGTTTCATGGGCGTGCATTTCTTCAACCCGCCGCGCTACATGCATCTGGTCGAAGTGATTCCTGGCAAGGCCTCCGACCGCAAGCTGCTGGAAGGCCTGGAAGCGTTCCTCACGTCAACGCTCGGCAAGGGCGTGGTGTTCGCCAAGGACACGCCGAACTTCATCGGCAACCGCATCGGCGTGTTCTCGATCCTGTCGACGATGTATCACACCACGCAGTACAAGCTCGGTTTCGACGTGGTGGACGCGCTGACAGGCCCCGCGATCGGGCGGCCGAAGTCGGCGACGTATCGCACCGCCGATGTGGTCGGCCTCGACACCATGGCGCATGTCATCAAGACCATGGCCGATACCTTGCCCCACGATCCGTGGCACGCACATTTCAAGTCGCCCGCGTGGCTGACGGCATTGATCGAGAAAGGCGCGCTGGGTGCCAAGGTCGGCGCCGGTTTCTACCGCAAGGCCGGCAAGGAAATCCAGGTACTGGATCTCGCGAAGCAGGACTATCGCGCATCCGAGCAGAAGGCGTCCGATGAAGTCGCCGCGATCCTCGTGATCAAGAATCCCGCCGAGAAGTTCGCCAAGCTGCGCGAATCGAACGATCCGCAGGCGCAGTTCCTGTGGGCGTGTTTCCGCGACCTGTTCCACTACACCGCGTACCATCTCGAAGGCATCGCCGAGACTGCGCGCGACGTCGATTTCGCGATTCGCTGGGGTTACGGCTGGAAGCTCGGGCCGTTCGAGACGTGGCAAGCCGCCGATTGGCAAGCCGTTGCGAAAGCGATCGCCGAAGACATCGCCGCCGGCAAGGCCATGAGCAACGCGCCGCTGCCCGCGTGGGTCACGGACGGCCGCAAGGGCGTGCATCATGCAGACGGTTCGTATTCGCCGCGCGAGAACAAGGACATTGCGCGCTCGTCGGCGCCGGTCTACAAGCACCAGCTGTTCCCCGATGCGCTGATCGGAGAGAAGTTCGATCAGGGTACGACGGTTTGGGAAAACGACGGCATACGCCTGTGGACGCTCGGCAGTGACGACGTCGGCATCGTCAGTTTCAAGACCAAGATGTGCACCTTCGACGATGCGGTGCTGGACGGCATCCAGCACGCGGTCGGTTTGGCCGAGAAAAAACTCAAGGCGCTGGTGGTGTGGCAGAGCGGGCCGGTGTTCTCGGCCGGCGCCAACTTGAAAGGCGTGCTCGCGCTGCTGAAGGAAGGCAAGGTTTCGCAGCTCGAAGCGATGATCGCCAACTTCCAGCGCGCGACGATGCGCGTGCAGCATGGCCTGGTTCCGACCGTCGCGGCGGTGCGCGGTTTGTGCCTCGGCGGCGGCTGCGAATTGCAGATGCACACTGCGCGCACGGTCGCGGCGCTGGAGAGCTACATCGGACTCGTCGAAGCCGGCGTGGGACTGCTGCCCGCAGGCGGCGGCTTGAAGGAGATCGCCGAGCGCTGCTCGCGCGCGTCCTCCACCGACGATCCCTTCGACCACGTCAAACGCTATTTCGAGACCGTGGCCATGGCGAAGGCTTCCGGCAGCGCATTGGAAGCGAAGCAGTTCGGCCTGCTGCGCGAAAGCGACGTAGTGGTGTTCAACGCCAACGAACTTTTGTACGTTGCCAAGAATGTCGCGTCGTCGCTGGCCGAATCTGGCTGGCGTCCACCGCTCCCACAACAAACGCACGTCGCCGGCGACGTCGGCACCGCGACGATTAAGGCACAACTGGTGAACATGTTGGCGGGACATTTCATTTCCGAGCACGACATGGAAATCGCCACCCGCATCGCCGACACCTTGTGCGGCGGGAACATCGAGCGCGGCAGCACGGTCGACGCGCAATGGCTGCTGGATCTGGAACGCCACCATTTCATGGAACTGGCGCAGACGCCCAAGACCCAGGAACGCATCGCGCACACCATGACCACCGGCAAACCGCTCAGGAACTGA
- a CDS encoding Molybdopterin-synthase adenylyltransferase, with the protein MTISEVSPQQALERQRAGALLLDVRETLEHATGMAQGAVPLPRGEVPQRIAGIVPDHDAEIMTICAHGQRSLMAAQVLRQMGYANVASVAGGTARWIEEGLPMAKAGGEEDFYDRYSRHLRLPEVGEAGQRKLERSRVVVLGAGGLGSPAAFYLAAAGVGTLVIADDDVVERSNLQRQILHADDRIGMSKLDSAAHALQGLNPRVHLEGLRERVTSANVDGLLEGADVVVDGADNFPVRYLLNDACVKHRIPLVYGAVQRFQGQASVFDAGRQRGRAPCYRCLFPQPPAPEEAPNCSEAGVLGVLPGVIGLLQATEAIKLILGIGEPLVGRVLMFDALAMRFHETRLAPDPECPVCAPGKAFPGYIDYAAFCAGT; encoded by the coding sequence ATGACCATCAGCGAAGTTTCACCGCAACAGGCGCTCGAACGTCAGCGCGCGGGCGCGCTGCTGCTGGACGTGCGCGAAACCCTCGAACATGCGACGGGCATGGCGCAAGGCGCGGTGCCGCTGCCTCGCGGCGAGGTTCCGCAGCGCATCGCCGGCATCGTGCCCGACCACGACGCGGAAATCATGACGATCTGCGCACACGGCCAGCGTTCACTGATGGCGGCGCAAGTGCTCCGGCAGATGGGCTACGCCAACGTGGCGTCCGTCGCGGGCGGCACCGCGCGCTGGATCGAGGAAGGCCTGCCGATGGCGAAAGCCGGTGGCGAGGAAGACTTCTACGATCGCTATTCGCGCCACCTGCGCCTGCCGGAAGTCGGCGAAGCGGGGCAGCGCAAGCTCGAACGATCACGCGTCGTGGTGCTGGGCGCGGGTGGACTGGGTTCACCGGCCGCGTTCTATCTCGCCGCCGCCGGCGTCGGCACGCTGGTGATTGCCGACGACGACGTGGTCGAGCGCAGCAACCTGCAGCGCCAGATCCTGCACGCGGACGATCGCATCGGCATGTCGAAGCTCGATTCAGCCGCGCATGCGCTGCAAGGCCTGAACCCGCGCGTGCACCTGGAAGGGCTGCGCGAGCGCGTCACTTCGGCCAACGTCGACGGCTTGCTCGAAGGCGCCGACGTGGTAGTGGACGGCGCCGACAATTTTCCGGTGCGCTATCTGCTCAACGATGCCTGCGTGAAACACCGCATTCCGCTGGTGTACGGCGCGGTGCAGCGCTTCCAGGGACAGGCCAGCGTGTTCGACGCAGGCCGGCAGCGCGGCAGGGCGCCTTGCTACCGCTGCCTGTTTCCGCAGCCGCCCGCGCCGGAAGAGGCGCCGAACTGTTCCGAAGCCGGCGTGCTGGGCGTGCTGCCGGGCGTGATCGGCCTTTTGCAGGCCACCGAGGCGATCAAGTTGATCCTCGGTATCGGCGAACCGCTGGTCGGACGCGTGCTGATGTTCGACGCGCTGGCGATGCGCTTCCATGAAACGCGCCTCGCGCCCGATCCCGAATGCCCGGTCTGCGCGCCGGGAAAAGCGTTCCCCGGCTACATCGACTACGCGGCGTTCTGCGCGGGTACCTGA
- a CDS encoding Nucleoside diphosphate kinase → MALERTLSIIKPDAVAKSVIGQIYARFEKAGLQIIAAKMQQLSRAEAEGFYAVHRERPFFKPLVDFMVSGPVMIQVLEGEGAIAKNRELMGATNPKEAAAGTIRADFAQNIDANAVHGSDGPDTARFEIGYFFAATELCPRG, encoded by the coding sequence ATGGCGCTGGAGCGCACCCTTTCCATCATCAAGCCCGATGCCGTCGCCAAGAGCGTGATCGGACAGATTTACGCACGCTTCGAAAAAGCAGGTTTGCAAATCATCGCCGCGAAAATGCAGCAGCTTTCGCGCGCCGAAGCGGAAGGCTTCTATGCAGTGCATCGCGAGCGTCCGTTCTTCAAGCCGCTGGTCGATTTCATGGTGTCGGGACCGGTGATGATCCAGGTGCTGGAAGGCGAGGGTGCCATCGCCAAGAATCGCGAGTTGATGGGCGCCACCAATCCGAAGGAAGCGGCCGCGGGAACCATCCGCGCGGATTTCGCACAAAACATTGACGCGAACGCGGTGCATGGCTCGGACGGCCCGGACACCGCGCGTTTCGAAATCGGATACTTCTTCGCCGCGACGGAACTCTGCCCTCGCGGGTAA
- a CDS encoding putative transcriptional regulator for fatty acid degradation FadQ, TetR family, with product MQQSAQFSTRQKILGAAEALFAERGFAGASLRQVTAAAKVNLAAVNYHFGSKDNLIEEVFRRRLDELSRRRLDRLAKLEAAGNATLETVLDAFITPALELSLDRKGGSVFMRVLARAFAEHNSNLRTFLSDNYGYVLKDFAAAFARLLPQLDKQELYWRLDIAVGALTYAMADFGMIQRRSGESEREHREQMAKHLIHFTAAGLRA from the coding sequence ATGCAGCAGAGCGCGCAATTTTCCACGCGACAGAAGATCCTCGGCGCCGCCGAGGCGCTGTTTGCGGAGCGCGGCTTTGCGGGCGCCTCGCTGCGCCAGGTCACGGCCGCGGCCAAAGTGAATCTCGCGGCCGTCAATTACCACTTCGGTTCCAAGGACAACCTGATCGAGGAAGTCTTCCGCCGCCGGCTCGACGAGCTGAGCCGCCGTCGCCTCGACCGGCTGGCCAAGCTGGAAGCCGCGGGCAACGCCACCCTCGAAACCGTGCTGGACGCCTTCATCACCCCGGCGCTGGAACTGTCGCTGGACCGCAAGGGCGGCTCGGTGTTCATGCGGGTGCTGGCGCGCGCGTTCGCGGAACACAACAGCAACCTGCGCACCTTCCTGTCCGACAACTACGGGTACGTGTTGAAGGATTTCGCCGCGGCCTTCGCGCGCCTGCTGCCGCAGCTCGACAAGCAGGAGCTTTACTGGCGCCTCGACATCGCGGTCGGCGCGCTGACCTACGCCATGGCCGACTTCGGCATGATCCAGCGCCGCAGCGGCGAATCCGAACGCGAGCATCGCGAACAGATGGCCAAGCACCTGATCCATTTCACCGCGGCTGGTCTGCGTGCGTAA
- a CDS encoding 23S rRNA (adenine(2503)-C(2))-methyltransferase RlmN: MADVARANLLDFDRHGMRDFFAGLGEKPYRADQVMKWIYHRLISDFGAMTDLGKSLREKLPEVAVVAPPKALLDKASSDGTRKWLLGMDAGNAVETVYIPEPTRGTLCVSSQIGCGLNCRFCSTGTQGFNRNLAASEIIGQVWHAAKQLGNVTHQQRRITNVVMMGMGEPLLNFDNVVKAMSLMRDDLGFGLASKRVTLSTAGVVPMIDKLGEVADVSLAVSLHAPNDELRTQLVPLNKRWGIDELLDACARYAARKPRATITFEYTLMRGVNDTPALAKQLVKLMRRLPAKVNLIPFNPFPGTQYERSDETVIRDFQTILLNAGVQAMVRRTRGEDIDAACGQLKGKVADRTRRHAEFQRRVEAATHPEIQAHAA; the protein is encoded by the coding sequence ATGGCCGACGTGGCCCGTGCCAATCTGCTGGACTTCGATCGCCACGGAATGCGCGACTTCTTCGCCGGGTTGGGCGAGAAGCCGTATCGCGCCGACCAGGTGATGAAGTGGATCTATCACCGCCTGATCAGCGATTTCGGGGCGATGACCGATCTCGGCAAATCGTTGCGCGAAAAACTTCCAGAGGTGGCGGTGGTCGCGCCGCCCAAAGCCCTGCTGGACAAGGCTTCCAGCGACGGCACCCGCAAGTGGCTGCTGGGCATGGATGCCGGCAACGCGGTCGAAACCGTGTACATCCCGGAGCCGACGCGCGGCACGTTGTGCGTGTCTTCGCAGATCGGTTGCGGCCTGAATTGCCGCTTCTGTTCCACCGGCACGCAGGGCTTCAACCGCAACCTCGCCGCGTCCGAAATCATCGGACAGGTGTGGCACGCTGCGAAGCAGCTCGGCAACGTGACGCACCAGCAACGCCGCATCACCAACGTGGTGATGATGGGCATGGGCGAGCCGCTGCTGAACTTCGACAACGTCGTCAAGGCGATGAGCCTGATGCGCGACGATCTCGGTTTCGGATTGGCGTCGAAGCGCGTGACCCTTTCCACCGCCGGCGTGGTGCCGATGATCGACAAGCTGGGTGAAGTCGCGGACGTATCGCTTGCCGTGTCGCTGCACGCGCCCAACGACGAACTTCGCACGCAACTGGTGCCGCTCAACAAGCGCTGGGGCATCGACGAATTGCTGGACGCATGCGCGCGCTACGCGGCGCGCAAACCGCGCGCGACCATCACCTTCGAATACACCTTGATGCGCGGCGTCAACGACACGCCGGCGCTGGCGAAGCAACTGGTCAAGCTGATGCGCCGCCTGCCGGCCAAGGTGAACCTGATTCCGTTCAATCCGTTCCCCGGCACGCAATACGAGCGTTCGGACGAAACGGTCATCCGCGATTTCCAGACCATCCTGCTGAATGCCGGCGTGCAGGCGATGGTGCGCCGCACGCGCGGCGAGGACATCGATGCCGCCTGCGGGCAGTTGAAAGGCAAGGTGGCGGACCGTACCCGCCGCCACGCAGAATTCCAGCGCCGCGTCGAAGCGGCCACCCATCCGGAGATCCAAGCCCATGCTGCGTAA